In Haematobia irritans isolate KBUSLIRL chromosome 1, ASM5000362v1, whole genome shotgun sequence, a genomic segment contains:
- the LOC142237836 gene encoding uncharacterized protein LOC142237836 produces the protein MANIFTEGGEPLGKNMEEIPLNEGGVNRQFEGEVSSADNQNYDAETVKKERELKQENFLKDLREEGGDNKRKLKTNSLKRFFRLPSKKSSEKAEVSASGSGIDAESQLANSETDDNSIDDDVEIDGSGSARGPHRRFKLRLGGMQRHVNSLDGESKIDLGTASKISLKSSLSNYWNSVFKKKTSKSLNDIEDPKDVKTTNFMETPDQHDRMAEDIHSLKISDDNQAD, from the exons atggctaaCATCTTTACCGAAGGAGGAGAACCCTTAGGAAAGAATATGGAGGAGATTCCTTTAAATGAGGGAGGTGTTAATAGACAATTTGAGGGCGAAGTTTCTTCTGCGgataatcaaaattatgatgCTGAAACTGTGAAAAAGGAAAGAGAATTGAAacaggaaaattttctcaaagatcTTAGAGAAGAGGGAGGAGATAATAAACGCAAACTGAAAACCAATTCACTTAAGAGATTTTTTCGCTTACCTTCTAAGAAGTCAAGTGAAAAAGCTGAAGTTTCTGCTAGTGGATCTGGAATCGATGCGGAGTCACAATTAGCTAATAGTGAAACAGATGACAATAGTATCGATGATGATGTAGAAATTGATGGTAGTGGATCGGCCCGAGGACCACATAGACGCTTTAAATTACGTTTAGGTGGAATGCAACGGCATG tAAACTCTCTCGATGGCGAATCAAAGATTGATCTTGGTACagcttcaaaaatttctttgaaatcttCTTTGTCCAATTATTGGAATTCCGTCTTCAAGAAGAAGacatcaaaatctttgaatgacATCGAAGATCcaaaggatgtaaaaacaactaACTTCATGGAGACTCCAGATCAACATGATCGAATGGCTGAAGATATTCACTCTTTAAAGATATCGGATGATAATCAGGCAGACtaa